Proteins from a single region of Choloepus didactylus isolate mChoDid1 chromosome 10, mChoDid1.pri, whole genome shotgun sequence:
- the LOC119545138 gene encoding translation initiation factor IF-2-like produces the protein MDSSCVQDSLTLRTSNPGSRQDPARRAQHSFWRRGNRSHAPLLPGWAEPGPASKVSRATLPGSRSRGGPAAPLLDPRVGRARTGPRASRRPEGHCAGTSVGARRRPLLTRPDASPLPVTGQTTWRSRTRRCNLRQQEAPDFPLSPQPGRAGAPAALRSPLGRHRRVAWRPTGPGGAGPAALGLHGLRREPFGAAGARGVQRAVRPADAEAVFQRLDANRDGAIAFQEFARGFRGTHRRERRRGGGPREAASAAAEAGPDSWDSEEDAATVLGAPWCPASPCRACQDFWARVGDEAKFIPRLCSLGSLWNNGSTA, from the exons ATGGATTCCAG TTGCGTCCAGGACTCCCTAACATTAAGAACCTCAAACCCAGGGTCTCGCCAGGACCCTGCGCGGAGAGCACAGCACAGCTTTTGGAGGCGTGGGAACCGGAGCCATGCGCCCCTCCTCCCCGGCTGGGCGGAGCCAGGCCCCGCCAGCAAAGTGTCCCGCGCTACCTTGCCCGGCTCTCGGTCGCGGGGTGGCCCTGCCGCACCGCTTCTGGATCCCAGAGTCGGGCGCGCTCGCACCGGTCCCCGAGCCAGCAGGCGGCCGGAAGGGCACTGCGCGGGGACTAGCGTCGGAGCGCGCCGCCGGCCACTCCTGACCCGCCCAGACGCCTCGCCCCTTCCCGTTACTGGCCAAACCACCTGGAGGAGCCGAACTCGCCGCTGCAACCTGCGGCAGCAGGAGGCCCCGGACTTCCCGCTATCGCCGCAGCCGGGGCGGGCAGGGGCGCCCGCGGCGCTCCGCAGCCCTCTTGGTCGCCACCGCCGGGTGGCATGGAGGCCCACGGGGCCGGGAGGAGCTGGCCCGGCTGCGCTCGGTCTTCACGGCCTGCGACGCGAACCGTTCGGGGCGGCTGGAGCGCGAGGAGTTCAGCGCGCTGTGCGACCTGCCGACGCCGAGGCCGTGTTCCAGCGGCTCGACGCCAACCGCGACGGCGCCATCGCCTTCCAGGAGTTCGCGCGCGGCTTCCGCGGGACCCACCGCAGGGAGCGGCGCCGGGGTGGGGGGCCGCGGGAGGCAGCGTCCGCAGCGGCCGAGGCGGGGCCCGACTCCTGGGACAGCGAGGAGGACGCGGCGACGGTGCTGGGCGCTCCGTGGTGCCCGGCGAGTCCCTGCCGGGCTTGTCAGGACTTCTGGGCGCGAGTCGGGGACGAAGCCAAGTTCATTCCCAG